Proteins encoded in a region of the Sugiyamaella lignohabitans strain CBS 10342 chromosome B, complete sequence genome:
- the HPC2 gene encoding Hpc2p (Subunit of the HIR complex; HIR is a nucleosome assembly complex involved in regulation of histone gene transcription; mutants display synthetic defects with subunits of FACT, a complex that allows passage of RNA Pol II through nucleosomes; GO_component: GO:0000417 - HIR complex [Evidence IDA,IPI] [PMID 16264190]; GO_component: GO:0000417 - HIR complex [Evidence IDA] [PMID 16303565]; GO_component: GO:0005634 - nucleus [Evidence IEA,IEA]; GO_component: GO:0005634 - nucleus [Evidence IC] [PMID 12524332]; GO_function: GO:0003677 - DNA binding [Evidence IDA] [PMID 16264190]; GO_function: GO:0031491 - nucleosome binding [Evidence IMP] [PMID 16264190]; GO_process: GO:0006336 - DNA replication-independent nucleosome assembly [Evidence IDA] [PMID 16264190]; GO_process: GO:0006336 - DNA replication-independent nucleosome assembly [Evidence IDA] [PMID 16303565]; GO_process: GO:0016568 - chromatin modification [Evidence IEA]; GO_process: GO:0000083 - regulation of transcription involved in G1/S transition of mitotic cell cycle [Evidence IMP] [PMID 1406694]; GO_process: GO:0006355 - regulation of transcription, DNA-templated [Evidence IEA]; GO_process: GO:0006368 - transcription elongation from RNA polymerase II promoter [Evidence IGI] [PMID 16449659]; GO_process: GO:0006351 - transcription, DNA-templated [Evidence IEA]): protein MLARPKTPPAGLSGSGTVATSSPRKSPATGSEVTAMSTSSIADKLIGLGTPRNGDVSGVNGSASGSGGSGAVGSGAPMTFGSSSSGGGAAGTSSMPNICLHIALRPESNETTPNVVIDFLKQAEEQYGFEKIHPDSRTAQDLLNDEDDVDDDDNEDIDLTGEPAGQNGSATGASNTPANSGGNAPSKRGRIEGKYDLHDPFIDDSELQWEEQAASTKDGFFVYSGPLVQEGEQPQIERADGSLKKTKDDKSTTGTKKGPRKKKDDSTAASTSSSSGGAAGGAKDKETNAVNGGTNTGTNGTANGSGSGSTSTATGTKRPKATKQAAGDKDGAPAKKKAKTAASAATAAEKKEKAAAKKAAAGEAKPKKEKKEPKLKQTKLGDKAAATKVKKEATTAAVNATSAVSTPTVQTPSEVSDASASPQVSVPSTATTAKAPITQPTGPILIAPKPVSVPSTTPIAPNPATSTNPTPAPTAPDPVIDLTDSRPSSPAPAPPLTPQQQARTSASIANLLI, encoded by the coding sequence ATGTTGGCGCGCCCGAAAACGCCACCTGCTGGTTTgtcggggtctgggacggTAGCTACCAGCAGTCCTCGTAAGTCGCCCGCTACTGGAAGTGAGGTGACGGCTATGTCGACATCTTCGATAGCCGATAAGTTAATTGGTTTAGGGACCCCTCGAAACGGTGATGTTAGTGGCGTCAATGGTTCGGCGTCAGGATCAGGTGGTTCAGGCGCAGTTGGGTCAGGAGCTCCAATGACTTTTGGTtcaagcagcagcggggGTGGAGCAGCGGGGACGAGTAGCATGCCAAATATCTGTCTCCATATCGCACTTCGACCTGAATCCAATGAAACAACGCCGAATGTAGTGATTGATTTCCTCAAACAGGCGGAGGAACAGTatggttttgaaaaaatccATCCAGATAGTCGAACGGCTCAAGACCTCTTGAATGACGAGGACGAtgtcgatgatgatgataatgaagatattgatcTTACAGGCGAACCAGCAGGCCAAAACGGGTCTGCTACAGGTGCCAGTAATACTCCTGCAAATAGCGGCGGTAATGCCCCATCGAAACGAGGTCGGATAGAAGGTAAATATGACCTTCACGACCCGTTTATCGATGACAGCGAGCTGCAATGGGAAGAACAGGCCGCGTCGACAAAAGACGGCTTTTTCGTGTATTCTGGTCCGTTAGTTCAAGAAGGAGAACAACCACAGATAGAACGAGCAGACGGAAGTCTAAAAAAGACCAAAGATGACAAGTCTACCACCGGGACTAAGAAAGGGCCTcgcaagaagaaagacgATTCCACTGCCGCTAGtacatcttcttcttctggtggtgctgctggtggtgctaaAGATAAAGAAACAAATGCTGTAAATGGAGGTACAAATACTGGTACTAACGGAACAGCCAatggatcaggatcaggaagtacatcaacagcaactgGTACAAAGAGACCAAAAGCCACAAAACAAGCAGCTGGTGATAAAGACGGAGCACCTGCGAAAAAGAAAGCCAAAACGGCAGCTTCTGCTGCGACAGCTGCTgagaaaaaagagaaagctgctgctaagaaAGCGGCTGCTGGCGAAGCCAAGcccaagaaagagaagaaagagccTAAACTCAAGCAGACTAAACTCGGTGATAAAGCGGCAGCTACCAAAGTGAAAAAAGAAGCCACCACTGCCGCTGTAAATGCTACATCTGCCGTGTCTACGCCCACAGTCCAGACACCATCCGAAGTATCTGATGCGTCTGCATCACCACAGGTCTCTGTTCCATCGACCGCAACAACTGCGAAAGCACCAATCACACAGCCAACTGGGCCCATTCTCATTGCACCAAAACCTGTCTCTGTACCCTCAACAACCCCAATAGCACCAAATCCCGCTACTTCCACGAACCCAACACCTGCACCGACCGCACCAGATCCCGTCATTGACCTCACCGACTCGCGACCGTCATCCCCAGCGCCAGCACCTCCACTCACACCCCAACAACAGGCCCGCACGTCGGCCTCCATCGCCAACCTCCTGATATAA
- the RDL2 gene encoding Rdl2p (Protein with rhodanese activity; contains a rhodanese-like domain similar to Rdl1p, Uba4p, Tum1p, and Ych1p; overexpression causes a cell cycle delay; null mutant displays elevated frequency of mitochondrial genome loss; GO_component: GO:0005739 - mitochondrion [Evidence IEA,IEA]; GO_component: GO:0005739 - mitochondrion [Evidence IDA] [PMID 14562095]; GO_component: GO:0005739 - mitochondrion [Evidence IDA] [PMID 14576278]; GO_component: GO:0005739 - mitochondrion [Evidence IDA] [PMID 16823961]; GO_function: GO:0004792 - thiosulfate sulfurtransferase activity [Evidence IEA]; GO_function: GO:0004792 - thiosulfate sulfurtransferase activity [Evidence IDA] [PMID 19864628]; GO_function: GO:0016740 - transferase activity [Evidence IEA]; GO_process: GO:0008150 - biological_process [Evidence ND]; GO_process: GO:0008152 - metabolic process [Evidence IEA,IEA]): protein MFRPGPAFRQSAQGLKRLTSGSLSPSLVVFRQASVLSTGRWSSIRTSRPTVVATAAPTRSQRFYSPLCIDKPAKVYEFADVKKLSDAKEHPGVILVDVREPHEYKEGHIPSAINIPYNSSPGALGLEPEDFEETFGFSKPSPESKLVFYCLGGVRSSASEGLAATYGYQW from the coding sequence ATGTTCAGACCCGGACCTGCCTTTCGACAATCGGCCCAGGGCTTGAAAAGACTCACGTCTGGCAGTTTGTCTCCCAGTTTAGTGGTATTTCGACAAGCCAGTGTTTTATCCACTGGTCGTTGGAGTTCTATTCGTACTTCGAGACCCACTGTCGTCGCTACTGCCGCCCCCACCCGAAGTCAGCGGTTCTACTCTCCTCTTTGCATTGATAAGCCTGCCAAGGTCTATGAATTTGCTGATGTCAAGAAACTGTCTGACGCCAAAGAACATCCTGGGGTGATTCTTGTAGACGTTCGTGAACCGCATGAATATAAAGAAGGCCATATTCCTTCTGCTATCAATATCCCATACAACTCGTCACCTGGCGCCCTCGGTCTCGAGCCAGAAGACTTTGAAGAAACTTTCGGTTTCTCTAAACCGTCCCCCGAATCCAAACTTGTATTCTACTGTCTCGGAGGTGTTCGAAGCTCGGCTTCTGAGGGTCTTGCCGCTACATATGGTTATCAATGGTAA
- the RRP36 gene encoding Rrp36p (Component of 90S preribosomes; involved in early cleavages of the 35S pre-rRNA and in production of the 40S ribosomal subunit; GO_component: GO:0030686 - 90S preribosome [Evidence IDA] [PMID 20038530]; GO_component: GO:0005730 - nucleolus [Evidence IEA]; GO_component: GO:0005730 - nucleolus [Evidence IDA] [PMID 20038530]; GO_component: GO:0005634 - nucleus [Evidence IEA]; GO_component: GO:0030529 - ribonucleoprotein complex [Evidence IEA]; GO_function: GO:0003674 - molecular_function [Evidence ND]; GO_process: GO:0000469 - cleavage involved in rRNA processing [Evidence IMP] [PMID 20038530]; GO_process: GO:0000462 - maturation of SSU-rRNA from tricistronic rRNA transcript (SSU-rRNA, 5.8S rRNA, LSU-rRNA) [Evidence IMP] [PMID 12837249]; GO_process: GO:0006364 - rRNA processing [Evidence IEA]; GO_process: GO:0042274 - ribosomal small subunit biogenesis [Evidence IMP] [PMID 20038530]; GO_process: GO:0042254 - ribosome biogenesis [Evidence IEA]), whose product MLIIDIKSLSFGALSKAQKSLEEEQRRYDSEEDEQGNSDSDSDGPPEESSASSSGSHKRRSKHAPAESSFKKPVSWIREVPGLVNKKTSSSLYRDIRFDPAYGKSDLQETRKNYAFLNEYREKELQDMKKMVKTTKDENEKSKLKTAIQALESRLKTFKDRDFEREVIAKHTKEARKNNYHLKKSELKKLVLTEKFKTMKKKDVNHALERRRKKNTAKERKQMPLQRRA is encoded by the coding sequence ATGTTGATTATAGATATCAAATCTCTCTCGTTTGGAGCATTATCAAAAGCACAAAAGTCgttagaagaagagcaaagGAGATATGATAGCGAAGAGGATGAACAAGGAAACTCCGATTCTGACTCGGATGGTCCACCAGAAGAATCATCAGCTTCGTCCTCAGGCTCACATAAGCGACGTAGCAAGCATGCGCCAGCCGAATCGTCATTTAAAAAGCCGGTGTCATGGATTCGAGAAGTTCCTGGTTTGgtgaacaagaaaactAGTAGCAGTCTGTATAGAGATATTCGATTTGACCCCGCATATGGTAAATCCGATTTGCAAGAGACTAGAAAGAACTATGCTTTTCTGAATGAGTATCGAGAGAAAGAGCTCCAGgatatgaagaagatggttAAAACGACAAAAGACGAGAACGAGAAGTCGAAACTAAAAACAGCAATTCAAGCATTAGAATCCCGACTGAAGACATTCAAGGACCGGGACTTTGAACGAGAGGTCATCGCCAAGCATACGAAGGAAGCCCGTAAGAACAATTACCATCTAAAGAAGTCAGAGCTCAAGAAGCTTGTTCTCACCGAGAAGTTCAAGAccatgaagaagaaagatgTCAACCATGCTCTTGAGCGTCGTCGCAAGAAGAACACTGCCAAAGAACGCAAGCAAATGCCTTTGCAACGTAGAGCGtaa
- the MPD1 gene encoding protein disulfide isomerase MPD1 (Member of the protein disulfide isomerase (PDI) family; interacts with and inhibits the chaperone activity of Cne1p; MPD1 overexpression in a pdi1 null mutant suppresses defects in Pdi1p functions such as carboxypeptidase Y maturation; GO_component: GO:0005783 - endoplasmic reticulum [Evidence IEA]; GO_component: GO:0005788 - endoplasmic reticulum lumen [Evidence IEA]; GO_component: GO:0000324 - fungal-type vacuole [Evidence IDA] [PMID 14562095]; GO_function: GO:0016853 - isomerase activity [Evidence IEA]; GO_function: GO:0005515 - protein binding [Evidence IPI] [PMID 16002399]; GO_function: GO:0003756 - protein disulfide isomerase activity [Evidence IEA]; GO_function: GO:0003756 - protein disulfide isomerase activity [Evidence IGI,IMP,ISS] [PMID 11157982]; GO_function: GO:0003756 - protein disulfide isomerase activity [Evidence IDA] [PMID 16002399]; GO_function: GO:0015035 - protein disulfide oxidoreductase activity [Evidence IEA]; GO_function: GO:0015035 - protein disulfide oxidoreductase activity [Evidence IGI,ISS] [PMID 11157982]; GO_function: GO:0015035 - protein disulfide oxidoreductase activity [Evidence IDA] [PMID 16002399]; GO_function: GO:0019153 - protein-disulfide reductase (glutathione) activity [Evidence IDA] [PMID 16002399]; GO_process: GO:0045454 - cell redox homeostasis [Evidence IEA]; GO_process: GO:0006662 - glycerol ether metabolic process [Evidence IEA]; GO_process: GO:0055114 - oxidation-reduction process [Evidence IEA]; GO_process: GO:0006457 - protein folding [Evidence IGI] [PMID 11157982]), with amino-acid sequence MSFSLSRQEGNFSLSNALYKLFSTVFIGFLLIGGSVTAAGFYEEEGSPVRELNPKTFQKEVVNSNSVSIVEFYAPWCGYCQKLLPEYLKAAKSLKGLATVAAVNCDDRINKELCATYKIEGFPTIKVFRPHKVDLSDNNKRDLNKRNIRSPPAVEVYNGERKADNIVNFVMSRLRNYVAALKPGNIDGFLTSAKTANKPKVIVLASVKSKHSGSGVIPPLLKALSSDFVYKYAFGYIDHKQPDSLWEKFGISKDPLNEEPKLIIIPPRTGSTSESDSKDESPIEPIIYSGTLKKAPIAEFLDTYIKDLRRNLKKKKEEEKEKNHVQKDSNTEPEKDLEKEEKSSNEQPEEEPKKQQKRTIKDKEDL; translated from the coding sequence ATGAGCTTCTCTCTTTCTCGGCAGGAGGGCAATTTTAGCCTTTCCAACGCCCTATATAAGCTATTTTCAACTGTATTCATAGGATTCCTGCTTATTGGAGGATCAGTAACAGCGGCTGGTTTctacgaagaagaagggtCTCCAGTTCGTGAACTTAATCCCAAAACTTTCCAAAAAGAAGTGGTCAATTCCAACTCAGTCTCAATTGTCGAATTTTATGCTCCCTGGTGTGGCTACTGCCAAAAACTGCTACCCGAATATCTTAAAGCGGCAAAATCTCTCAAAGGTTTAGCCACAGTCGCAGCAGTTAACTGTGACGACAGAATCAACAAAGAGCTCTGTGCCACATATAAGATTGAAGGGTTTCCTACAATAAAAGTGTTCCGTCCTCACAAGGTGGATCTTAGCGACAACAATAAACGTGATCTTAACAAGAGAAATATCCGGTCTCCACCTGCTGTTGAGGTCTACAATGGCGAACGAAAAGCTGATAACATTGTTAATTTTGTCATGTCTCGACTCAGAAATTATGTGGCAGCTCTGAAACCTGGAAATATCGACGGATTTCTGACTAGCGCCAAAACCGCCAATAAACCAAAAGTTATTGTTCTTGCTTCTGTGAAAAGTAAACATTCTGGATCAGGAGTGATCCCGCCTCTTCTAAAAGCTCTGTCTTCGGATTTCgtttataaatatgcatTCGGCTATATCGACCACAAACAGCCGGACAGTTTATGGGAGAAGTTTGGTATTTCAAAGGATCCTCTTAATGAGGAGCCCAAGCTCATTATAATCCCTCCTCGCACTGGTTCAACAAGCGAATCAGACAGCAAAGATGAGTCCCCCATCGAACCGATTATTTATTCCGGAACACTAAAAAAGGCTCCTATTGCAGAATTCTTGGACACATATATCAAAGATCTTCGTCGAAACctcaagaaaaagaaggaagaagagaaggagaagaaccATGTCCAAAAGGACTCAAATACAGAACCCGAAAAAGATCtcgagaaagaagaaaaatcGTCCAATGAGCaacctgaagaagagcctAAAAAGCAGCAAAAGAGGACTATTAAAGACAAAGAGGATCTTTAA
- the YBP1 gene encoding Ybp1p (Protein involved in cellular response to oxidative stress; required for oxidation of specific cysteine residues of transcription factor Yap1p, resulting in nuclear localization of Yap1p in response to stress; YBP1 has a paralog, YBP2, that arose from the whole genome duplication; GO_component: GO:0005737 - cytoplasm [Evidence IEA,IEA]; GO_component: GO:0005737 - cytoplasm [Evidence IDA] [PMID 14562095]; GO_function: GO:0003674 - molecular_function [Evidence ND]; GO_process: GO:0034599 - cellular response to oxidative stress [Evidence IDA] [PMID 12743123]): MSSSETTKATESAVKTAQDLVSQLTDKNQNSSDTGKNTTSIDKSIGSEQSEKVTPTIEKDYAPAEDQHNKEDEDDDEEEDNDLTPTPSTAFQAPKLPPRNVTGKVGLGNDDDTKDEDEDEDEDDSNSTTLSAPEIIRQAAKDAAKYNDYISYATVLEETMEDPSRYSDDERQEILEALLEVLEADNVLVQEIGWDLPIPLLEYVESEYNFSEYLASSVHIKLVMRIFTILCERGNPKELFLKGVEALSTMQVCSDGDEDDPETEIKERYADMKFYLAFELMFFSLRRIDVQYPSRFLATAITVLLSFVASNLENMKLLSLGVLLRRLFTFARDYDTGVEVGEEPSVDRILQYPQSEIDIQQKLLQSFVTWIADFTFQRFSVQWAQRLYYELKTDASGNSTPYELHLYTGRITECIERFSQLTYSFDMDVIKLLKELVDKKEPLGTQRDLKTDTIKEEDEDNEATEASEQDKPKSMFSDLSEEGIFLLATQVRFDYRQQTDNDLTFSELVKLSLRFYRKYSTSGSNTPLGIQDASLFWAQWLARNITAEEVRKIPSDDFAAYLQSLMVLSATSSDKESRFIAYSLTAKLLSLHNPQVSFDFIVDTLTYCPFENVKDATVRILKSLALPRRTGAASSGPIVSPALRRASATTVDSLSDGISSLSVNSSSPTPDGVVPAVIVLTKERTQIIEKLVKGTSDEVHESGGILSDCLPVLLSWINFITLVETDKQFLTQFVSDVTKLLAAPSTSLDDRAKEAYRQRQGFLTLSLESLKRRRLD, encoded by the coding sequence ATGAGTTCTTCCGAGACTACAAAGGCAACAGAGTCAGCCGTTAAGACCGCTCAAGACCTAGTGTCGCAATTGACTGACAAGAATCAAAACTCTTCAGATACTGGAAAGAATACTACTTCCATAGACAAGTCCATTGGATCTGAACAGTCTGAAAAAGTAACAccaacaattgaaaaagattATGCTCCGGCTGAAGACCAACATAAcaaagaagatgaggatgacgatgaggaagaagacaatGATCTCACTCCTACTCCTAGCACTGCCTTTCAAGCTCCTAAGCTACCACCTAGAAATGTCACAGGAAAGGTTGGTCTTGGCAATGACGATGATACTAaggatgaagacgaagacgaagacgaagacgattCTAATAGCACTACTTTGTCGGCTCCTGAAATTATAAGACAGGCTGCTAAGGATGCTGCCAAGTACAATGATTATATATCATATGCTACAGTGCTTGAAGAGACAATGGAGGATCCCAGTCGATactctgatgatgaaagaCAGGAAATTCTCGAGGCTTTGCTCGAGGTTCTTGAGGCTGATAATGTTTTGGTGCAGGAGATCGGCTGGGATTTGCCCATTCCACTTCTCGAATATGTGGAATCGGAGTATAACTTTTCAGAATATTTGGCTAGCAGTGTTCATATTAAACTTGTCATGAGAATATTCACTATTCTCTGTGAAAGAGGTAATCCCAAAGAACTGTTTCTCAAGGGTGTTGAGGCCCTTTCTACTATGCAGGTGTGTTCGgatggtgatgaagatgacccGGAGACTGAGATTAAGGAACGATATGCTGATATGAAGTTTTATTTGGCTTTTGAACTAATGTTCTTTTCATTGAGACGAATCGATGTTCAGTATCCATCAAGATTCTTAGCTACAGCCATTACCGTATTGCTGTCGTTTGTAGCATCCAATCTCGAGAACATGAAACTTCTCTCTTTAGGTGTTTTGCTTCGTAGACTGTTTACCTTTGCCAGAGACTATGATACAGGTGTGGAGGTGGGAGAAGAGCCATCTGTCGACCGAATTCTACAGTACCCACAGAGTGAGATTGATATCCAACAGAAGCTACTTCAGAGTTTTGTTACTTGGATTGCTGATTTCACCTTCCAAAGATTCTCTGTTCAATGGGCTCAAAGACTATACTACGAATTGAAGACGGATGCCAGTGGAAACTCTACTCCATATGAATTACATTTGTACACGGGACGGATAACCGAGTGTATTGAACGATTCTCGCAATTGACATATTCGTTTGATATGGATGTTATCAAGCTCTTGAAAGAGCTTGTTGATAAAAAGGAGCCACTAGGTACCCAGCGCGATCTGAAGACGGACACAATaaaagaggaagatgaagataaCGAGGCAACAGAAGCTTCTGAACAGGACAAACCCAAGTCCATGTTTTCAGATCTGTCAGAAGAAGGTATTTTCCTTCTTGCTACACAAGTGAGATTCGACTATAGACAACAGACAGACAACGACTTGACATTTTCAGAACTGGTTAAGCTGTCACTTCGATTCTACCGTAAGTACAGCACCAGCGGATCCAACACTCCACTTGGTATCCAAGACGCATCGCTCTTTTGGGCCCAATGGCTTGCAAGAAACATCACCGCTGAAGAAGTACGTAAAATCCCATCCGACGATTTTGCTGCGTACTTGCAATCGCTGATGGTTCTTTCAGCGACTTCATCTGATAAAGAGTCGAGATTCATTGCGTACTCGCTGACTGCCAAGCTGCTATCACTTCACAACCCTCAAGTGTcgtttgattttattgtCGACACTCTTACATACTGTCCTTTCGAGAACGTCAAAGATGCCACGGTGCGTATTCTCAAGAGTCTAGCACTTCCACGCCGAACTGGAGCCGCCAGCTCTGGTCCTATTGTGTCACCTGCCCTCAGAAGGGCCTCAGCTACCACAGTTGACAGTCTTTCCGACGGTATAAGCTCACTGTCCGTCAATTCGTCATCACCCACCCCTGACGGTGTCGTTCCTGCTGTGATTGTTCTCACCAAGGAAAGAACTCAGATCATTGAAAAGCTCGTGAAAGGCACCAGCGACGAAGTTCACGAGTCCGGCGGCATCCTATCCGACTGCCTACCAGTGCTCCTGTCATGGATCAACTTCATCACCCTCGTCGAAACCGATAAGCAGTTCCTGACCCAGTTCGTCAGCGACGTGACCAAATTGCTGGCAGCACCATCCACCTCTCTCGACGACCGTGCCAAAGAAGCGTACCGCCAGCGCCAGGGCTTCTTGACCCTCTCCCTCGAGAGCCTCAAAAGAAGACGTCTAGACTAA